The genomic region CTCCTATGTGTATGTACTTGTGCGTCACTAAGTGGGATGACTGACTAAACTCCTTGCTCACGACAGGCATTGAAATGGTTTTGCCCCAGTGTGTGTATGCTGGTGTTTCACCAGTTGGCAGAACTCCTTCTCGTACTTGGTGCATCAGTACAGCTTCTCACCACTGTGAATGCGCTTGTGTCGTGCCAGGTTTGAGGAAtcattgaaacccttcccacatTCTGAACACACGAATGGCTTCTCTCCAGTATGCATACCCTCATGTCTGCACAGCCTGCACGAGTCATTAAAGCTCTTCCCACAGGTTGAGCACTGGAATGGCTTCTCTCCTGTGTGTGTACCCTCATGCCTGCGGAggctggatgggtgattgaagtcCTTTCCGCAGATGGGACATTTGAAAGGCCTGTCCCCTGTATGGACCAGCTGGTGTAATCTGAGGTGAGAGTTTTGGTTGAAGCTCTTGCCACAGTCAGAGCAAATGAAGAGCTTCTGCCCATCTTGGAAAGAATGCGGATATTCTAACCCCTTGCAATTGCTTGAAGTGATCCTGTCTTGGAACGTTGCTCTTAACTGAAAAAAAGAGTTTGGTTGAGACATATCCTCTAAAACAGATAGATCACAATGACTGTCTTTTACACATTACAATGGTGCTCCCTCATTTTTAATTACTTTTTTCTTTGTTTTCATCGCAAGATTTAACTAATTTCACCTCTTTATGATGATGAGCCCACACCATGAAAAGCCCATGCTCTCCATCAGAAACTTGGGCACTGAATATAGAGTTTTTTTCATTCTGTCACagaatatgggcatcgctggcaaggccagtatttgttgcccatcctaaattgcctttgacaactgaatggcttgctcggccatttcagagggcagttaagagttaatcacattgctgtgggtctggagtcacttgtaggccagaccagataaggacagcagatttccttccctaaaggacattagtgaaccagatgggtttttacgacaagctatgatagtttcatggcaccataactgagactagcacgagctttcaattccagattatcaATTGAATttgtcaattaattgaatttaaactccaccagctaccatggtactTTGAATTCCTAGTTCAGTCACATTACCACTACCCCATTGTCTCCCCTTGACCACATAAGCCCTGCCTAAACTCCTCATTGAGAAATTCCAGCATGGAAAACTAACTGGTCCAGAAATATTGATGAGCAAATTGACAGTCTCAAGTATTCACTATGCTGGCCAAGGTTCAACTAGTTTCATTCTTCATGTCTTGTTCTACTTTGTTCGTATTATTATAGGGATTGCTGCTCcgaatttttctttctttctcccaaACCACACGTACCTACTCATCCTTACAGTATTGAAATCATCCTCCAATACCAGCATCTCTTAACTTTTAAAGTTCAAACCTTCCCTCAATCTTTCCTTcatgcagattcaatcatggctttcagaagggaattgcataattatgtgaagagaaaagatttgcagggctacggggactagccgaggtgctcttgcagagagccagcacagacacgacgggccaaatgacctccttctgtgctataaccatatgTGCTATGGCACAAGACACTGGCTTTTAACACTACTTCCTGATTTACCTCATCTTCTTTGCTGCCCTTCACTCCCACAAAGGGAAGCTTGTGTTTCCCCAGCAAGGATTCTTGGTTTAAACCTTTCCTGGACCTTACAAACTGATCTGGCTGCTTCTCCATTGGCTGCACAATGCGTGATGACAGGCTGAACTGCTGCTCACAGATTGGGGGCTGAAATACCTCCACTCCCATGTGCATTCGCTCGTGTTTGCGAAGGCTGGATCGGTGAATGAAGTGTTTCCAGCAGACAGGACATTTGAAAGGCTTTTCTCCTGTGTGGGTGCGTTGGTGCATCATCAGATTGACTGACTGGCTGAACTCCTTCCGGCAGGTCAAACACTGAAACGGCTTCTCTCCTGTGTGTGTGCGGTAGTGTATCACCAGATTGGACAAACAACTGAACTCTCTTCCGCAGTCAGGGCACTTGAATGGCTTCTCTCCCGTGTGTATGCGCTCATGCTTGTGCAGGCTGGATGGGTGGTTGAAGTCCTTCCCGCAGACAGAACACTTGAATGGTTTCTCCCCCGTGTGCGTGTACTGGTGCAGCACCAGATTGGATGACTGGCTAAACTCCTTCCCACAGGTTAGGCACTGAAATGgtctctctcctgtgtgtgtgCGCTGGTGCATCACCAAATGGGACAATCGACTGAAGCCTTTACTGCAGTCAGGGCACTTGAAGGGCCTCTCACCAGTGTGTGTGCGTTCATGTCTATGGAGACTGGATAGATGGGTGAAGTCCTTTCCACAGACAGAGCATTTGAAGGGCTTCTCCCCTGTATGGATCCTCAGGTGCAGTTTGAGGCAAGAGTATTTATGAAAGCTCTTGCCACATTCAGAGCAGATGAAGTGCTTTTTCCCATCTTGGTTTTCTAAACCTTTGGATTTGTTCGCAGTGACCTTATTTTGGATCATTTCCATTGACTGAGGGGCAGTTTCTGGTTGGCAGACATCCTCCATTGAGAGCGTTGCTTTCTCCTAGGGCATATAGATGAAGTTAGTTTCTGTTACAGTGGAGTTCTCTCACACTTCCTGACTGTATTGTTTGGTTTCTTACAACCACAATCGCTCCCTTCCCAAAAACTTAAGTACTTTTCAAGCATAGTCACTTTTTGTAATGCAAGGAAGGAAACTTCTCAGCCAATTTCCAAACAGCTGGATCCCACTAATAACAAAAGTAGCCAAATAATCTGTTCAAGTGATacattgttgagggataaatatgttaGTCAGAACCCAGGAAGAACTCTAATACAAGAGCTaagcactgcagatgctggaaatctgaaataaaaaaaaaatgctggtaatactcagcaggcctgacagcaactatggagagagaaacagagttaacgtttcagatcaacaACCTTTCATCGGTTCTGAAGAAAGAACATtgacctgtaacattaactctgttttcctccacagatgctgccagatgtcaacaacttatatttatatcccgcctttaatgtaataaaacgacctaaggtgcttcacagaagcattataaaactatgatactgagccacataaggagatattaggtcagatgaccaaaagccttggtcaaagaggaaagttttaaggagtattttaaagtaggaaagcaaggtggagaggttccttcgagcaaggctccttcgacagcaccttccaaacccgcgacctctactacctaggacaagggcagcagatgcatgggaacaccaccacctgcaaattgccctccaagccacacaccatcctgacttggaacgatatcgctgttcattcactgtcaccgggtcaaaatcctggaactcccttcctaacaatactgttagtgtacctacaccacaagaactgcagcagttcaagaaggcagctcaccaccaccttctcaagggcaatcagggatgggcaataaatgctggccaagccagtgatgcccacattcccaaatgaatgaaaaaaaaacctcCCATTGCCATCCCTCACTCCGacaccattccatccttcccatgccacacCTCCAGCCCATGCCATCGCAATCCCACCACAGTTCCATATTGACCGAGCCCCccaactcccacctcccttccccctcccctgctAGCAGCAATTCCTCGGCTGACATCTTGAAAATCATCTAATTAAAATTCAATAGGATCGGTTATGCCTGAACTAAACACAAGACAGCACTAACTCACAAAGTGCAACAGGATCTCAGTGTCACTCCTTCACAGTGGAGGGGGATGGATACCTTCCCAGGTCATGCTGACCGCGGCCAGTGTGGGGCTGCTGAACAAATTGGCAGTCATTGATGAGGTGATTCTAGGTAATGCTCGCACATAATCATctcctagattagattagattatgataagagatacagcactgaaacaggcccaccgagtctgtgccgaacatcaaccacccattttatactaatcctacactaatcccatattcccaacaaacatccccacctgtccctatatttccctaccacctacctatactagtgacaatttataatggccaatttacctatcaacctgcaagtcttttggcttgtgggaggaaaccggagcacccggagaaaacccacgcagacacagggagaacttgcaaactccacacaggcagtacccggaatcgaacccgggtccctggagctgtgaggctgcggtgctaactactgcgccactgtgccgccctagctaCCACACGTTAACGCGAGgtgatgtggaagtgagcagaaaggcatggcactatgcttaatgggaaatttagccaagttaggaataatagGAGCAGTTTGCTGAGCTTTGCTAGTATGACTTAATTGTTAAGAAACAGCCATAGCAGAATGCAGCTTGCAGCTAATCTAACCCACAACCATCAGTCACAAGGTATCAGCAGAACCATGAcagatgtagggagtgagaccagaatgttcGTTACTGACTTCTCTGCTTTTGCTTTTATCTTGCTTGTGTAAAacgatattttattagtaacaagtatgtattgagaatagagtgtattgttaacctcagtaacagatgtactgcatgtcaccacgtgggtgaagtcgaattgtaccacactaattggttaaacaaggaggtgtagcatgaatcttaatgtataaacagtagtacctgtatcacaaacttcacttactctggtggacccgacagactccggtggagtcagtgccgctgtgtcagaataagtcagccggctaaatgcgcaaataaagtaattgtatttacctacacatccgactcggtatatttactgaaccagactggaggcaaaaagaactcagatttacattttggtgtcagaagtggaATCTCAACAGCcgaccgccgatcatcagcgaaatcagaatcagactagtcttggacggggagagaggaaatgggcccccgaTGTGAGCAGTTGATATATGACCACGTCGGTTTTCCCCTGTCTcgtagtccgataaaagtttgatcactcgcttatggtcaggtaagatcgtctggacgagatcaatGATCGGATTAGTAAAGATAAGGGTCAGTCGAAGTAGGTACGACTGAGGTTAAAGTTAAAGTAGGTCGTATTAAGCTACGGCTGAAGGTTGGAGTCGGTCGTTTTAGAACGGCTGACACTCAGGTTTAGTCTGTTTCTTTAGAGGACGGCTGATGGGACTGAGGTTAAAATTAAAGTAGGTCGTATAGACTACGACTGAAGGTTATGGTAGGTCGTTTTAGAACGGCTGAGATTAAGGTTTTATTTTTTGTGAGTAACTGTTTAGATAATTTGTAAGTAATAATAGTTTGTGATAAGAGTTTGTGATAAGAGTTTGTGATAAGAGTTTGTGATAAGAGTTTGTGATAAGAGTTTGTGATAAGAGTTTGTGATAAGAGTTTGTGATAAGAGTTTGTGATAAGAGTTTGTGATAAGAGTTTGTGATAAGAGTTTGTGATAAGAGTTTGTGATAAGAGTTTGTGATAAGAGTTTGTGATAAGAGTTTGTGATAAGAGTTTGTGATAAGAGTTTGTGATAAGAGTTTGTGATAAGAGTTTGTGATAAGAGTTTGTAATAGTTGTGATAATGGGAAACTGTTTAGATAATACAAGTGATCCATCCTGTCCATTACAAATACTGTGTGATAAATAtccggataaagggaaagacttcagacaattatcggcagccttaaataaAAAATTAGGAGACCAATGGCCCTTAGGGGGGACAAAAGACTTGgaagtaatttttttaaaaaccccaagaaaaaatctggaaacaaaataaaggcaatagggccaaagaattaattggattatggagacAATATTGTCAGGAGGAAAAAGATAGAATGctcctatcaagttggcaagaAAACGCCCTCAAACAGAATTAccgattagtgaagggggaaaccaaaagactctaaaaattctgttgatcccaacattaactgcgcctgttcgtctccttgtgtgtggttcgtcctttgtttgtgttaatgtgtctatttgttttcttgtgtcttgttcgtttgttttaatgctgcttgattcatagaaaagaactagggtttgagaaagtagaaggaagaatgggcttgacggcttgtaaggaggaagggttgcccccggggacaagtaaaccatgtcccctggagaaaggcgacccacgtccgtttgccccctcgaggaagacgcagaagcgccacagtaaatatgtgttttaaagataggtatgttttagagtaaaaacaagttactgtgtctttgatttgaatgtgagaatgttggaagcttccacgaatgaattgaatgtctgggatgtacaacttgtgttctgtaaaactgactgtcgttaactctttgttgtctggccttaatgatgagagaatgagtctgttactttttctatttttacaagtgtatattttgtgggaaccttgagtcatgttttggttgtgaattagttgaacctgtgtgtgttccttgacatcgggacagggaattttgaaagagatttggtattttgaattcgtaacccattacagaaatcaattttcgaagttgtttggaattgaatgtgtgtgaaaagtgattgttgagtgtgttcatttcgatttagtgttgtacacccaggaatgggatataaaattgaattatattttaagttaaaattttatttttattttaaaagttggttttgcaactgtgaaaaggcaatgaacaattttctaagagataagcttcagccttgaaggtctgaagatgtttggcagaaatccaatttgaagtttaccacactccgaagaagggtcactaacccgaaacgttaactctgcttctctttccacagatgctgccagacctgctgagtgattccagcatttcttgtttttgtttcagatttccagcatccgcagtattttgcttttattgaagtttaccactcctgctttaattggagttccagtttaaaatctgttctagtttttttttggagtttaaattaaagacatgttttactgactgttttaagtagcaaatgtcaggaattggatattggtttaagggagagaaggataaacaaaggagatataggaaagattctgtctgtttaaagtttgtttaagaagctgatgttaaatattttgtgttaagaatgttaaataactttttctttagtttttggttttattacagtcatttgaaaaggcgcctgaagaaaaaacaaaaatgacgtaatttacctatcttttaaaataagcacgtgctattctgttctgtgtgtagttaataagtagtataagttaataagtctgaattgaattaatactattaaggttaattgacctgtttaagttgaagaactggaaatttcattgttgccacaatgaactttcaagtttattatgtcatgttttggaggagtcttcagttccggacagaggactcactcatataacattggcagttttgatttttaaatattattgcagtgaattggaatttggagtcatctttgttaaaaaaaaataataatccttggattagaaacctcttataaaagatgcaaaaaaataagtttggaaacaattgaagtttaatctaaaatgctgtctttcctgatggagatggtttcctttgaagttgatattgttactaaagattttgttgtttgaaaatcctaaggataaaaaaaaccatttaaaatggagtttagttcttttccattaaaaaaaaagggttacgtaaagcagcgcagcggagaatgctttgctccgcctccTTGGAGACaggcaagaaattaaccctgctgcaactatctttatcaatgagacaaagtgcttgagaaggagagatagttgcaagcacttctgtctttaacgtacaaaaagtacaaccaagtctgggcataagaaattggaatcgataaacaaaattaaattgatatgagtggttatttaaagcattcaaagggaaatttactgttatttgaatttggaataatctgagatgtcgaaaatccagtttaatttggcaagttatttaaggaattaaaatgtcatctaagaaaaaaaaacataaacaatatacactaatgtctggaatcaaatggaaatgtttgatttctgttttaatgaattatgaatattaattaaCCCACTGACCAATCCAAACAGTGCAGACACACAAAAACTGCGTATTATTATAGATTCTCAATGTAAACATGCAGAAACGTTTAAGGGAGATATGAATCTGAATCGTATTGAAGATTCAGAATGAAAAAGTAAGTACAAAAGATATAGGAATAGCCCAGTCATATATATTTGGATAGAAAATTGGAAACTGCAGAGTGACTTCCTCAAAAAGTCTCCTCTTCACCACACAAGAACATCTGAAATAGGAgcacaagtaggccattcagtccttcgagcctgctccaccattcaataagatcacagttgatcttctacttcaactccaccttcccacactatcccctctGTAGTTGCACTCtcacttatgtaaggagaccaaaattgtacacagtattccagatgtggtctcaccaaggccctatataattgtagttcCTTAATCTTatactccaatctctttgtaataaagactaacataccatttgcattgctAATTGCTCGCTGTAACTGCATGTTACCTTTCTGTGATTcgtgcacaaggacactcaggtccctctgaataccaacatttgcccgtctctcaccattttaaaaaatattctgcttttctatttttcctactcaagtcaataatttcacacttcaccacatgaaattccatttgccacattcttgtccactcatccctttgcagcctctttgtgagctcctcacctcttactttcccatctaactttgtatcatcagcaaacttggatacattacacgaggtcccatcatccaagtcattgatatagatcataTATGGcgaaggcccaagcactgatcctcacagtaccccactagttgcagcttgccatcccaaaaatgacccagttattcctactgtttttggttcattaatcaatccttaatccttgctaatatattacccaccaacaccatgagccctaattttctgAACATGACATTCAACGAACATTGCAATGAAAATTTTAATATCTTTTAAACAATATTTTTtacattttagttattttttttctctgACAAtataaattaagaaagcaaatgttaAAAATCCACCAAACCATAAATTTAAATCAAAAATATTAAATATATCTGAAGGTATGAACTGCTTTTGTAATGTAATGGTGACCCATATGCTTCAGTCTGTGCCATGTTCAGTCTCTCCTCTCTCAAGCTGGTGTCTGCAAAGAGCAGCAACACCTTACTCATGTCATAGGCACCACAGAACTCTATCTGCCGAGCAATGAGAGCTCTGGAGACTGTTGCCATGACAACTCTAATGACGTGCTAATGTTTGTGGAACCAATGGGAGCTGTggcgatgggggcggggggggggggggggaagtgatcTGAAGGGGCAGCAGCTGCGTGTAAATGTGGTTGAAACACTTCTTACAGAAGGAATAGGACAAAATTCCGAATGTCAAACAGAGACGAGCATAGGAAAATAAATCAACATGATGAAAATAAGTGGAAATCTACTCCTGCATGAAAGAGGAATGGGAAACAAATACCTGGATAAAATACTAAATTTAAAGACTAACAGTACTATCAGAACAAaagcaggaagaatagaacagcAAGAAAATTACAACCTGGAATCTGATGAACATAAGAGACTATTgtctaaaattaaagctcatgggatttaaAGCAATTCATTGACCTGATTAGGCAGTAGAAGACAGCGTAAGGATAATGGGTACTGTTATGACCAggcaagaaaggtgtctaggggtctgttagtaTCTTCACCtaatttcaaacacactgtgttttgcgctccccctttgtgaattctcgttcacagctttccaattataaggcaaagaaatgagcacaaacaggctttctttggtttaaagaagtgaaatttattaaacttacttaaactctaatacggttcatgcctatggatatatgacgcgcccacgctagcatgcacacgcgatatacacatgcaaatagggacagaaaagagaagaaaagataaagtggaacagtttaaggcaatatcttgttactgtgctttgagcttgctgaagtccttgattgaagatatggttttgtgtttcgttggggcccagtattcttcttaaaccttgttcacgtaggagacttttctccctttgagtttacgtgttttcaatggtttccgaagctggtgagagcgagatgagggcagactggacaggaggtaattcttgcttcaattccaggagcacatggcattctgagttcaaaatctgtttttccagtttaaaactcccctaattGGCCAGCAGGTtgtcacatgaccgactggtttgaccagggcttttctgtgtattggggcggggactggttcctttgtttcaacactgtctggtactatgtaaATGTACTTCCaaccaggggcttgcaattttaagtttcaatgttcaATGTGgcgaatcatgtgtgcctcagttttggcaggttTGCCTGATAGTATGTACTCGAATTGGATGGAAGTGACTGTAGGAGTCCTACAAGGACTGTACTAGGGCCTCAACTAGTCCCTGTATTCATTAACAATGCAAGTAACAGAATATAGAGCCATATAACAgagttgctggtgacacaaagattggtggcatcGCAGGTAATGTAGAtgtgagcataaaattacaaaaagaGACATTAATAGATTAAGTAAGTGATCAAAACAATGGCGgttggatttcaatgcaggtacgtatgaggtcatccattttggatgaAAAAAGGATAGAtatgaatattatttaaatggggaaaaagctaggaacagtctaggtccaaagagatttagggatccatgtacacagatcactaaaatgtagaaATTATGTACAAACAAAAAGCAAAGACGAAtgaaatttatttttatttgttcaggggatgtgggcgttgcctgcgaggccagcatttattacccatccctaattgccctcgagaaggtggtggtgagctgctttcttgaaccactgcagtccttggagcgtaggtagaccaacagtgctgttaggaagagagtt from Heterodontus francisci isolate sHetFra1 chromosome 1, sHetFra1.hap1, whole genome shotgun sequence harbors:
- the LOC137369314 gene encoding zinc finger protein 135-like isoform X1 → MEDVCQPETAPQSMEMIQNKVTANKSKGLENQDGKKHFICSECGKSFHKYSCLKLHLRIHTGEKPFKCSVCGKDFTHLSSLHRHERTHTGERPFKCPDCSKGFSRLSHLVMHQRTHTGERPFQCLTCGKEFSQSSNLVLHQYTHTGEKPFKCSVCGKDFNHPSSLHKHERIHTGEKPFKCPDCGREFSCLSNLVIHYRTHTGEKPFQCLTCRKEFSQSVNLMMHQRTHTGEKPFKCPVCWKHFIHRSSLRKHERMHMGVEVFQPPICEQQFSLSSRIVQPMEKQPDQFVRSRKGLNQESLLGKHKLPFVGVKGSKEDELRATFQDRITSSNCKGLEYPHSFQDGQKLFICSDCGKSFNQNSHLRLHQLVHTGDRPFKCPICGKDFNHPSSLRRHEGTHTGEKPFQCSTCGKSFNDSCRLCRHEGMHTGEKPFVCSECGKGFNDSSNLARHKRIHSGEKLY
- the LOC137369314 gene encoding zinc finger and SCAN domain-containing protein 2-like isoform X2: MEDVCQPETAPQSMEMIQNKVTANKSKGLENQDGKKHFICSECGKSFHKYSCLKLHLRIHTGEKPFKCSVCGKDFTHLSSLHRHERTHTGERPFKCPDCSKGFSRLSHLVMHQRTHTGERPFQCLTCGKEFSQSSNLVLHQYTHTGEKPFKCSVCGKDFNHPSSLHKHERIHTGEKPFKCPDCGREFSCLSNLVIHYRTHTGEKPFQCLTCRKEFSQSVNLMMHQRTHTGEKPFKCPVCWKHFIHRSSLRKHERMHMGVEVFQPPICEQQFSLSSRIVQPMEKQPDQFVRSRKGLNQESLLGKHKLPFVGVKGSKEDELRATFQDRITSSNCKGLEYPHSFQDGQKLFICSDCGKSFNQNSHLRLHQLVHTGDRPFKCPICGKDFNHPSSLRRHEGTHTGEKPFQCSTCGKSFNDSCRLCRHEDSQIKVGHLDDVLKA